In Pseudoalteromonas tetraodonis, the genomic window CGTTGATTTGCGCATATTTTCATCATATGGAACCGTTGCAACCAACTCCATTGATATATCTAAAAATCGGTCGGTAACCTTTGAAAGTTTTGCAAACAATTCCTGCCCTTCGCGTAAACTACGCACCATATTGGCAACAATTTTAAATTTATAAACGCCGTGCTCACGGCTAAGTACTTTAATTAAAGCATAAGCATCGGTAATTGATGTAGGCTCATCACATACCACCACAACCACATCTTGCGCTGCGCGAGAAAAACTCAGCACCATATCGGAAATACCCGCAGCGGTATCAACAATTAAAATATCAAAGTCGGTGTTAAGTTCACTAAATGCACGAATAAGTCCAGCGTGCTCTGAGGGTGATAACTCAACCATACTTTGCGAACCCGATGTTGCAGGCACTATTTTTATGCCTGCGGGACCTTCGACTAAAATATCATCAAGTTCACATTCGCCCGATAAAACATGAGATAAATTACGCTCAACGCGCAGTCCAAGCATCACATCACAATTCGCTAATCCTAAATCAGCATCTAGTACAAGCACACGTTTGCCTTGTTGGCCTAACGCGATTGCCGTGTTAAGGGATACGTTCGTTTTACCCACTCCACCTTTGCCGCCGGTGACAGCGATAACTTTTACGCCGTTATTATTATTCTTGCTCATTTTGCGAAGGCCGCTTGCTTGATCTAAAACTGTGTTAATCATACATCTCTACTGTGCTCGACGCCACTGATTGGTGTCGTGATTGTTGTGCTTTTATTCTTTTTAAATACAATTGCTCAGCTTTTTTTACTAGTTTTTCGGCATTTGCCACTCTAATATCTTCTGGTACTCGCTGACCGTTAGTAAGATACCCTATTGGGAGACGATTTTGAATCGCAATACTAATAATCTCACCTAAACTCAATGACTCATCAAGTTTAGTAAAAATACATCCGCTTAGCTGTACTTTTTTAAAGTGCCTTACTGTTTCTTGTAATACATTAATTTGCGCCGTCGCACTTAATACTAAATAACTACGTATATCAACACGCTGATTACGCATCAAGGTGTTTAACTGCTCGGTTAAGCGTAAATCACGTTGACTCATTCCTGCTGTATCAATTAAGACTAGACGTTTATTTCGTAAATGGTATAAAACTTCTGCTAATTCATTTGCATCTTTAACTTGTTTAACGCCACAACCTATAATACGACCATACGTTGCTAGCTGCTCATAAGCACCAATACGGTAGGTATCGGTAGTAATAAGCGCTACTTTATCGGCACCGTATTTTTGTGCACCCAATGCTGCCAGTTTTGCAACTGTGGTGGTTTTACCCACGCCAGTAGGTCCGACTAACGCAAAAACACCGCCTTGGCGAAGTATTTCGTTGTTCGTGGTTTGCATTTGATCTTCAACCATGTTCAATAAAGCTTTCCAGCCTTGTTGGCGAGACACATCGTCTGGTACAAAACATGCCATTTGCTCAGCAACATTTTTTTCTATCCCCATACCGACTAAGCGGTCAATCATACATGCACGGGTCGGGTC contains:
- a CDS encoding MinD/ParA family ATP-binding protein, whose product is MINTVLDQASGLRKMSKNNNNGVKVIAVTGGKGGVGKTNVSLNTAIALGQQGKRVLVLDADLGLANCDVMLGLRVERNLSHVLSGECELDDILVEGPAGIKIVPATSGSQSMVELSPSEHAGLIRAFSELNTDFDILIVDTAAGISDMVLSFSRAAQDVVVVVCDEPTSITDAYALIKVLSREHGVYKFKIVANMVRSLREGQELFAKLSKVTDRFLDISMELVATVPYDENMRKSTRRQKVIVEVFPGSPAAIAFKTLATKIAKWPTPSQASGHLEFFIEKLVSN
- the flhF gene encoding flagellar biosynthesis protein FlhF, whose protein sequence is MKIKRFFAKDMRTALKEVKEELGVDAVIMSNKKLANGVEIVAAVDYDKAATKAPEQPQSQPAARASFAHTEQSSHNFVKPEPQRAQPKPQAKVADSLQALLERQSPRPRSAELASMFSHSGIDTSGHYQEQEPVQSRPKNMFEREQSAPVRPRTQADSLGFDDLDSGFDDLDSPSAPRQQTMHKESSDISTMREEMNAIRQLLEHQVSGLMQQDMARRDPTRACMIDRLVGMGIEKNVAEQMACFVPDDVSRQQGWKALLNMVEDQMQTTNNEILRQGGVFALVGPTGVGKTTTVAKLAALGAQKYGADKVALITTDTYRIGAYEQLATYGRIIGCGVKQVKDANELAEVLYHLRNKRLVLIDTAGMSQRDLRLTEQLNTLMRNQRVDIRSYLVLSATAQINVLQETVRHFKKVQLSGCIFTKLDESLSLGEIISIAIQNRLPIGYLTNGQRVPEDIRVANAEKLVKKAEQLYLKRIKAQQSRHQSVASSTVEMYD